A DNA window from Candidatus Polarisedimenticolia bacterium contains the following coding sequences:
- the gatC gene encoding Asp-tRNA(Asn)/Glu-tRNA(Gln) amidotransferase subunit GatC, whose protein sequence is MSIELETVRHIARLANLELSDEELRVMARELSAILGYIDKLNELDTARIEPTSHVTRMERAFREDRVLPSLEVERALANAPETKDGHFTVPKVIG, encoded by the coding sequence GTGAGCATCGAGCTCGAAACCGTGCGCCACATTGCCCGTCTGGCCAACCTCGAGCTGTCCGACGAGGAGCTGCGCGTGATGGCCCGCGAGCTGAGCGCGATCCTCGGTTACATCGACAAGCTGAACGAGCTGGATACGGCGCGGATCGAACCCACCTCCCACGTCACCCGGATGGAACGGGCATTTCGGGAGGACCGCGTCCTCCCCTCCCTGGAGGTCGAGCGCGCTCTCGCCAATGCCCCGGAGACGAAGGACGGACACTTCACCGTCCCCAAAGTCATCGGCTGA